The nucleotide sequence GTCTGGGTGGTCACGGATATCCGCGCGGATCATGGCGGCGAGGCGGACGGAAGCTATGACTATCAGGGTGGTGATTGACTTCCCCAATTGATCTCTAGGGAAGCAGTATTGCCGCTCGACTTTTGCAAAGCCTTGAAGACTTGTTCCTCGTAGCGGATATGGACCAGGCGATGTTGGAGTGCAGGTATCGGAACGGTTGCcgactataatatatatctattttcgTGGTTAAGTGCTGTTTTGCATTGCTTCTTATGAGATACCCTTGTAGGACCGATGCCTCTCAGAGGATTGACTATTAAACGGCTGGAGCCACTTGCCCTCCCCCATGCTCCTCCACAAAGCTTTGTGCTTGGATGAtctccaagaacatcaagagcaCGACGGTGTGAACAAACATAACCTTGTTCGATCTCCTCTAGTATTGACCAGCGCAAAGCACCCCATAGTCAGGATGGTGGGCTTCCTGTACGACGGGTGGCCCGGCTCGATGTGCTCGATGGTCAGAGGCGAACCCATCTTCCAGCGGGCGGCGATGTCGCCGATGGTCTCCGGGCTGATCAGATCCTGTCGGCCGGGGTTTCTAAACAGGAAGTTCGCGAGCGCCGAGTAGAAAAGGCCTTCGTCACGGACACGCTTCGAGTCCATGGCGAACCAGGGCCGCCTGCTGAGGGTGTCGAGACAAATAGGGTCCTGAAACAATTGCATTAGCAATTGAAGTTTCTATTGCATATAATTTTAGGTATTTTTGCCAATGTGTCACGATCAGAGATATCTATCCACAAGTGGTTCATTCGCTGCCTTGTAGGTGTTGTTGGTATCGAGCCCAGGGAGTCTCTGCCTCGCACTTGATCAAAATGAATCCGATTGATAGCATATCCGGCGATGATAACCTTCGATACTTCGCGGGTTTCAAGCTGCAGAAAGACGTATGGTTTAAAGACGCATGTCAACAACCTGGAAAATGTCGTGCAAAGGGTCGATGCGGAAGGGGACGCCGCCAAGCCTCTTCAACTAGTCCCCCCAAACTGGACGTACGATCGATAGGGAGGTGACCATTTTTCTCAACAAGCTCGTCATTCTGATCATTTAGGTGCTTGTTCTCTTCCGTCATGGCCTCAATCTTCCCCTTGAGGGcgacatcttcaaggagTTGAGCCATCATGTATTGTTGGGCGAGTTGGTTTTGTGACAACCATATTGCGAAGTTTTCTCCAAGATTTCCTTGCCATCAGCGACGCTCGTAGAGCCCAATCCATCCCACTTATCACTCCCAGGCTTGTCGAGGGAAGCGATAGGTATAGTTGTGCCTGTCTTCTGCTGGCATGACTGTGTTGTATCATGCGGCTACCGCTCGTGGTCTCtctccagaagctcaagatggaTGTATGAGTATAGTATGTATGATCTCAGAGTAGACCTAGATTGGTGTTCTGATCTTCGACTATATCCAGGTGTTTTGGAAGGGGTCGTCTCGGAACTCGACACATGTCATCTAGACATGCCTGTTGAAGGCTTGGTTCCATTGGACCTTCGGACATTCACACAGACAGATCTCCAGCAACTCGTGCGT is from Fusarium musae strain F31 chromosome 4, whole genome shotgun sequence and encodes:
- a CDS encoding hypothetical protein (EggNog:ENOG41); translation: MAQLLEDVALKGKIEAMTEENKHLNDQNDELDPICLDTLSRRPWFAMDSKRVRDEGLFYSALANFLFRNPGRQDLISPETIGDIAARWKMGSPLTIEHIEPGHPSYRKPTILTMGCFALRRSNKVMFVHTVVLLMFLEIIQAQSFVEEHGGGQVAPAV